The genome window TTCACGCAGGGTGATGCGGGACAGCCCGAATTTGCGATAAACCGCACGTGGACGTCCAGTGACGCGGCAACGGTTCATGATGCGGGTGGGGTTGGCATCGCGCGGAAGTTTACGCAGTTTGGCGTAAGCAGCCTGCATGTCTTCATAGCTGGTTTCCGGATTGAGAATGATCGCTTTGAGCTCCATACGTTTAGCATAGTGCTTGTTTGCGAGCTTAATGCGCTTCTCATTTTTAGCAATTGCGCTCTTTTTAGC of Tichowtungia aerotolerans contains these proteins:
- the rpsN gene encoding 30S ribosomal protein S14, whose amino-acid sequence is MAKKSAIAKNEKRIKLANKHYAKRMELKAIILNPETSYEDMQAAYAKLRKLPRDANPTRIMNRCRVTGRPRAVYRKFGLSRITLREMASEGLIPGMTKASW